The following proteins are co-located in the Halarcobacter sp. genome:
- the tsaD gene encoding tRNA (adenosine(37)-N6)-threonylcarbamoyltransferase complex transferase subunit TsaD, producing MILSIESSCDDSSIAITDIETKKLVFHKKISQELQHSVYGGVVPELAARLHVEALPKILEESKEYFPKLKAIAVTNAPGLSVTLMEGVTMAKALSLSLNLPLIAVNHLKGHIYSLFIEKEEVFPITILLVSGGHTQIIEAKSLQDMKLIASTMDDSFGESFDKVAKMMNLGYPGGPIVQEKGLKGDQNRFDFPVPLRQSPNIEFSYSGLKNAVRMQIEKLENENSLEEQDICDICASFEKTAVAHIMQKLKKLFKSKVPKNFAIVGGASANIRLRGAIEELCQQKRCKLYLSELKYCSDNAAMIGRVALEQYKIKDFTTIEKIDVQTRIKEF from the coding sequence CAGATATAGAAACAAAAAAGTTAGTTTTTCATAAAAAAATATCTCAAGAGTTACAACATAGTGTTTATGGTGGAGTAGTTCCTGAGTTAGCTGCAAGATTACATGTTGAAGCACTTCCTAAAATATTAGAAGAGTCTAAAGAGTATTTTCCTAAATTAAAAGCGATAGCAGTTACAAATGCCCCTGGACTTTCTGTTACTTTAATGGAGGGTGTAACTATGGCAAAAGCATTAAGCCTCAGTTTAAATTTACCTTTGATAGCTGTTAACCATTTAAAGGGTCATATATATTCACTTTTTATTGAAAAAGAGGAAGTATTTCCTATAACTATTCTTTTAGTATCAGGGGGCCATACTCAGATTATAGAAGCTAAGTCTTTACAAGATATGAAACTAATTGCTTCAACTATGGATGATAGTTTTGGTGAAAGTTTTGATAAAGTTGCAAAAATGATGAACCTAGGTTACCCAGGTGGTCCAATTGTTCAAGAAAAAGGTTTAAAAGGTGATCAAAATAGATTTGATTTTCCAGTACCTTTGAGACAAAGTCCAAATATTGAATTTAGTTATAGTGGTCTTAAAAATGCTGTTAGAATGCAGATTGAAAAACTTGAAAATGAAAATTCTTTAGAAGAACAAGATATATGTGATATATGTGCATCTTTTGAAAAAACTGCAGTTGCCCATATTATGCAAAAGCTTAAAAAGCTTTTTAAATCAAAAGTTCCTAAAAACTTTGCAATAGTTGGTGGAGCTAGTGCAAATATAAGATTAAGAGGAGCTATTGAAGAGTTATGTCAACAAAAAAGATGCAAACTTTATTTAAGTGAATTAAAATATTGTTCTGATAATGCTGCAATGATTGGAAGGGTTGCCCTTGAACAATACAAAATAAAAGATTTTACAACTATTGAAAAGATTGATGTACAAACTAGGATAAAGGAGTTTTAA
- a CDS encoding translation initiation factor SUI1, whose translation MIFEMGAKLEGDNFDTSKNDKKFKKSTNEIIPKNQHQLVFTFEKRKGKPVTLVGRFYIDEKEKKEVLKLLKKRLACGGSIKEEWIEIQGDVKDKIKTILEEKDWKFKR comes from the coding sequence ATGATTTTTGAGATGGGTGCAAAATTAGAGGGTGATAATTTTGATACAAGTAAAAATGATAAAAAATTTAAAAAATCCACAAATGAGATAATTCCTAAAAATCAACATCAATTGGTTTTTACTTTTGAAAAAAGAAAAGGAAAACCAGTTACTTTAGTTGGAAGATTTTATATTGATGAGAAAGAAAAAAAAGAGGTTTTAAAACTTTTAAAAAAAAGGCTCGCTTGCGGTGGTTCAATCAAAGAAGAATGGATTGAGATACAAGGTGATGTTAAAGATAAAATCAAAACTATATTAGAAGAAAAAGACTGGAAGTTTAAAAGGTAA